From Pectobacterium carotovorum, one genomic window encodes:
- the mlaF gene encoding phospholipid ABC transporter ATP-binding protein MlaF produces the protein MHHEATNLVEIRGLSFRRGEREIFTDITLNVPKGKVTAIMGPSGIGKTTLLRLIGGQLQPDSGDIWFDGENIPTLSRSELYNARKKMSMLFQSGALFTDLNVFDNVAWPLREHTKLPESLLRSIVMMKLEAVGLRGASELMPAELSGGMARRAALARAIALDPQLIMFDEPFVGQDPITLGTLVKLIDELNHALGVTCIVVSHDVPEVMSIADYAYIVADKRVVAEGTADQLRANNDPQVRQFLDGIADGPVPFRFPAGDYKTSLLGSGG, from the coding sequence ATGCACCATGAGGCAACTAATCTGGTTGAGATCCGTGGTCTTAGCTTTCGGCGCGGAGAGCGAGAGATCTTTACGGACATCACGCTGAATGTTCCTAAAGGCAAGGTCACCGCGATCATGGGGCCTTCCGGCATCGGTAAAACTACGCTGTTGCGCCTGATTGGCGGGCAGCTACAGCCGGACAGCGGCGACATCTGGTTTGATGGCGAGAATATCCCGACGCTGTCGCGCAGCGAACTGTACAACGCGCGCAAGAAAATGAGCATGTTGTTTCAGTCCGGGGCGTTATTCACCGATTTGAACGTGTTTGATAATGTCGCCTGGCCGCTACGTGAACATACTAAGCTGCCGGAATCGCTGCTGCGTAGCATCGTGATGATGAAGCTGGAAGCGGTGGGGCTACGCGGTGCGTCGGAACTGATGCCTGCGGAACTTTCCGGCGGTATGGCGCGGCGCGCGGCGCTGGCGAGAGCCATTGCGCTCGACCCGCAGCTGATTATGTTTGATGAGCCTTTTGTCGGGCAGGACCCGATCACGTTGGGGACACTGGTGAAGCTCATCGATGAGTTGAACCATGCATTGGGCGTGACCTGCATTGTGGTTTCTCACGATGTACCAGAGGTGATGAGCATCGCCGATTATGCGTATATCGTGGCCGACAAACGGGTGGTAGCAGAAGGGACGGCGGATCAACTGCGGGCGAACAATGACCCGCAGGTTCGTCAGTTCCTGGACGGTATCGCCGACGGGCCAGTGCCTTTCCGTTTTCCGGCGGGCGACTATAAAACGTCACTGCTAGGTTCAGGGGGTTAA
- the degS gene encoding outer membrane-stress sensor serine endopeptidase DegS, producing the protein MLAKLLRSALFGALVAGIILAVLPFVGSGTSFLKNNDRQTDGSPVSYHQGVSRAAPAVVNIYNRVAKADKPSEVAIHPLGSGVIMNEKGYILTNKHVINNVQQIQIELSDGRLYEARVIGSDSLTDLAVLQIDGVNLPVIPINSDRIPHVGDVVMAIGNPYNLGQTVTQGVISATGRVSLSAYGQQRSQVGRQNLLQTDASINHGNSGGALVNTLGELVGINTLSFDKSSNGETPEGISFAIPVALATKVMGKLIRDGRVVRGYIGVNGVQIENIENSTLANNRGVQGRLSGILVQTIDPGGPADKAGIRVEDVIVSVNNKPARSIIETMEQVSEIHPGTVIPVTIERNNDSNDTKQITLQMTIQEFPTQ; encoded by the coding sequence ATGCTTGCTAAGTTATTACGTTCAGCACTCTTTGGTGCCCTCGTCGCCGGTATTATTCTGGCCGTACTCCCCTTTGTCGGGTCTGGCACGTCGTTTCTGAAAAACAATGACAGACAGACTGATGGTTCGCCCGTAAGCTACCATCAGGGCGTCAGCCGTGCAGCACCTGCTGTGGTGAACATTTACAACCGGGTTGCCAAGGCGGATAAACCCAGCGAAGTCGCTATTCATCCCTTGGGGTCTGGCGTCATCATGAATGAAAAAGGGTATATTTTAACCAACAAGCATGTGATTAATAACGTGCAGCAGATCCAGATAGAACTGTCAGACGGCAGGCTGTACGAAGCCCGCGTGATCGGTTCCGATTCTTTAACCGATCTGGCTGTGCTGCAAATTGATGGCGTCAATCTGCCCGTTATTCCAATCAATTCAGACCGTATCCCGCACGTTGGCGATGTCGTGATGGCGATCGGCAACCCTTATAATCTGGGACAAACCGTCACGCAGGGTGTCATCAGTGCCACTGGCCGCGTCAGCCTCAGCGCTTATGGCCAGCAACGAAGCCAGGTCGGACGCCAAAACTTGCTGCAAACCGACGCCTCCATTAACCATGGGAATTCCGGCGGCGCGCTCGTCAATACACTGGGTGAACTGGTCGGTATCAATACCCTCTCTTTTGATAAAAGCAGCAACGGCGAAACGCCGGAAGGCATTAGTTTTGCGATCCCCGTGGCGCTGGCGACCAAGGTGATGGGCAAGCTCATCCGCGATGGTCGCGTGGTGCGTGGATATATTGGCGTCAACGGCGTACAGATCGAGAATATTGAGAACAGCACGTTGGCCAACAATCGTGGTGTTCAGGGGCGATTAAGCGGTATTCTCGTTCAGACTATCGACCCAGGCGGGCCAGCGGATAAGGCGGGTATTCGTGTCGAAGACGTCATCGTGAGTGTGAACAATAAGCCTGCACGCTCAATTATTGAAACCATGGAGCAGGTTTCAGAAATACATCCCGGCACCGTCATTCCCGTCACGATTGAGCGTAATAACGATAGCAACGATACTAAGCAAATCACGCTACAAATGACGATCCAGGAATTTCCCACTCAATAG
- the lptC gene encoding LPS export ABC transporter periplasmic protein LptC, whose amino-acid sequence MSKTKRWLTAFLALLVLILIGWNIADDDTVAAPDANDPAVPVYTSEKTNTQVYSPAGKLSYRLISEKAEYFNDEQLSWFTAPVATLFNEQGTATWSVRADRAKLTKDKMLYLYGHVEVNSLTKDAQLQRITTNNAQVNLVTQDVSSDDEVTLYGTSFTSSGMKMRGNLRNKTAELIEKVKTSYEIQNQ is encoded by the coding sequence ATGAGTAAAACCAAGCGTTGGCTCACCGCTTTTCTGGCCCTGTTGGTGCTTATCCTTATCGGCTGGAATATTGCGGATGACGACACGGTAGCGGCACCGGATGCAAACGACCCCGCCGTACCGGTCTATACCAGCGAGAAAACCAACACTCAGGTATACAGCCCTGCGGGTAAGCTGAGTTATAGACTGATTTCGGAAAAAGCGGAGTATTTCAACGACGAGCAGTTGAGTTGGTTTACCGCTCCCGTTGCCACGCTGTTCAACGAACAGGGGACGGCAACCTGGTCAGTACGCGCCGACCGCGCCAAGCTGACAAAAGACAAGATGCTCTATCTGTACGGCCACGTCGAGGTGAATAGCCTGACGAAAGACGCACAGCTTCAGCGCATCACAACGAATAATGCCCAGGTGAATCTGGTGACGCAGGACGTTTCGTCCGATGATGAGGTCACCCTGTACGGCACCAGCTTTACCTCAAGCGGAATGAAAATGCGCGGAAATCTGCGTAACAAAACGGCCGAGTTGATCGAAAAGGTAAAAACCTCTTATGAAATCCAAAACCAATAA
- the mlaE gene encoding lipid asymmetry maintenance ABC transporter permease subunit MlaE has translation MLLRTLASLGRQGISTSAAFGRAGLMLFNALVGKPEFRKQWPLLVKQLYSVGVQSLLIIMVSGLFIGMVLGLQGYIVLTTYSAEASLGMMVALSLLRELGPVVTALLFAGRAGSALTAEIGLMKATEQLSSMEMMAVDPLRRVVAPRFWAGLISMPLLAVIFVAVGIWGGALVGVDWKGIDSGFFWSAMQGAVDWRQDVLNCVIKSVVFAITVTWIALFNGYDAIPTSEGISRATTRTVVHSSLAVLGLDFVLTALMFGN, from the coding sequence ATGTTATTACGGACGTTGGCGTCGCTTGGGCGTCAGGGAATCTCCACTAGCGCTGCGTTTGGGCGCGCCGGGCTGATGCTGTTTAATGCGCTGGTGGGTAAACCCGAATTCAGAAAGCAGTGGCCGCTGTTGGTGAAACAGCTTTACAGCGTGGGTGTGCAGTCGCTGCTTATCATTATGGTTTCCGGCCTGTTCATCGGCATGGTGCTGGGGCTGCAGGGCTATATCGTCTTGACGACTTACAGCGCCGAGGCCAGCCTGGGCATGATGGTGGCGCTGTCGCTGCTGCGTGAGTTGGGTCCGGTGGTGACGGCGCTGCTGTTCGCCGGACGTGCCGGTTCCGCGCTGACGGCGGAAATCGGCTTGATGAAGGCAACGGAACAGCTCTCCAGCATGGAGATGATGGCGGTCGATCCGCTGCGCCGCGTTGTGGCGCCACGCTTCTGGGCTGGGCTCATCAGCATGCCGCTGCTGGCGGTGATTTTTGTCGCCGTAGGCATTTGGGGTGGCGCGCTGGTCGGTGTGGACTGGAAAGGCATCGATAGCGGGTTCTTTTGGTCCGCTATGCAGGGCGCGGTTGACTGGCGCCAGGATGTCTTGAACTGCGTGATTAAAAGTGTCGTATTTGCGATTACCGTGACCTGGATTGCACTGTTTAACGGTTATGACGCGATCCCGACGTCTGAAGGGATTAGCCGTGCAACGACCCGAACCGTCGTGCACTCGTCGTTAGCAGTACTGGGATTGGATTTTGTGCTGACAGCACTGATGTTTGGGAACTGA
- the mlaD gene encoding outer membrane lipid asymmetry maintenance protein MlaD, producing the protein MQTKKTEVWVGVFMLIALAAILFLCLKVADLKSIGSEPTYRLYATFDNIGGLKARSPIRIGGVVIGRVADISLDEKTYLPRVAMDIQQRYDHIPDTSSLAIRTSGLLGEQYLSLNIGFEDEEMGTAILKDGGVIQDTKSAMVLEDLIGQFLYKSGSNSEDNAGQSGTEPGADPAVTPEHNNEPVPSHP; encoded by the coding sequence ATGCAAACAAAGAAAACTGAAGTCTGGGTTGGTGTGTTTATGTTGATCGCGCTGGCTGCCATCCTCTTTTTATGTCTGAAAGTGGCCGATCTCAAATCGATCGGTAGTGAGCCGACGTACCGTCTGTATGCGACGTTTGACAACATTGGCGGGCTGAAAGCGCGATCTCCGATCCGAATTGGCGGCGTGGTCATTGGCCGCGTGGCGGATATTTCGCTGGACGAGAAAACGTACCTGCCGCGTGTCGCGATGGATATTCAGCAGCGCTACGATCATATTCCTGATACCAGCTCTCTGGCCATTCGCACTTCTGGTCTGCTGGGCGAACAATATCTGTCACTGAACATTGGGTTTGAGGATGAGGAAATGGGCACCGCGATCCTGAAAGACGGTGGTGTGATTCAGGACACCAAGTCAGCGATGGTGCTTGAAGACCTCATCGGTCAATTCCTATATAAGAGCGGCAGCAATAGCGAAGATAATGCCGGTCAATCAGGTACGGAGCCGGGTGCCGATCCTGCGGTAACCCCTGAGCACAACAACGAACCTGTTCCTTCACATCCATAA
- the mlaB gene encoding lipid asymmetry maintenance protein MlaB — translation MANALNWQVQDSTLALTGDLDRETLLPFWQQREALLAGKTVLDVSGLNRVDSAGLALLMHVYQQPSSGSEITIVGASDRLKTLIALYNLNEIIPVS, via the coding sequence ATGGCGAACGCATTGAACTGGCAGGTGCAGGACTCCACGCTGGCGTTAACGGGCGATCTGGATCGTGAAACGCTGTTACCGTTTTGGCAGCAGCGTGAAGCGTTGCTCGCGGGTAAAACCGTGCTGGATGTGTCGGGGTTAAACCGCGTTGATTCTGCCGGGTTGGCATTGCTGATGCACGTTTATCAGCAGCCATCTTCAGGTAGTGAGATAACGATTGTTGGTGCCAGCGATCGGCTAAAAACGCTCATTGCGCTCTATAACCTGAATGAAATCATCCCCGTGTCTTAA
- the mlaC gene encoding phospholipid-binding protein MlaC — translation MFKRLLMVALLVVAPLANAADQTNPYRLMNEAAEKTFDRLKNEQPKIKQSPDYLRTVVREELLPYVQVRYAGALVLGRYYKDATPAQRDAYFKAFEAYLEQAYGQALAMYNGQTYQIAPEQPLGNADIVSIRVTIIDNGGRPPVRLDFQWRKNSKTGNWQAYDMIAEGVSMITTKQNEWATILRQKGVDGLTQQLESSAKQTITLDQKK, via the coding sequence ATGTTTAAACGTTTACTGATGGTGGCTTTACTGGTGGTCGCGCCATTAGCCAACGCGGCGGATCAAACGAATCCCTATCGTTTAATGAATGAAGCGGCGGAAAAAACATTTGATCGTTTAAAGAACGAACAACCAAAAATCAAACAAAGCCCTGACTATTTGCGTACTGTCGTACGTGAAGAACTGCTGCCGTATGTGCAGGTGAGATACGCTGGCGCGCTGGTTCTGGGTCGCTACTACAAAGATGCGACACCGGCACAGCGTGATGCCTACTTCAAAGCGTTTGAAGCCTATCTGGAGCAGGCTTACGGTCAGGCTCTGGCGATGTATAACGGGCAGACTTACCAGATTGCGCCAGAACAGCCGCTGGGCAATGCCGATATCGTTTCCATTCGCGTGACCATCATTGATAACGGCGGCCGCCCTCCCGTACGTCTGGATTTCCAATGGCGTAAGAACAGCAAAACCGGTAACTGGCAGGCGTACGACATGATTGCCGAAGGCGTCAGTATGATCACCACTAAGCAAAACGAGTGGGCGACCATTCTGCGTCAGAAAGGCGTTGATGGCCTGACTCAACAGTTGGAATCCTCAGCGAAGCAGACCATCACGTTGGATCAGAAAAAGTAA
- the degQ gene encoding serine endoprotease DegQ → MKKTSLLFSALAMSIGLTLSTLPAANAALPAVVQGQQTPSLAPMLEKVLPAVVSVHVEGTQVQRQRVPEEFKFFFGPNFPTDKQSSRPFEGLGSGVIIDAAKGYVLTNNHVINNADKIRVQLNDGREYEAKLIGRDEQTDIALLQLNDAKNLVAVKMADSDQLRVGDFAVAVGNPFGLGQTATSGIISALGRSGLNLEGLENFIQTDASINRGNSGGALVNLNGELIGINTAILAPGGGNIGIGFAIPSNMAQNLAQQLVEFGEVKRGLLGIKGSEMTSEMAKAFNVDAQRGAFVSEVLPKSAAAKAGIKAGDVLTTLDGKPISSFAELRAKVGTTAPGKTVKIGLLRDGKPQEVSVVLDNSSSASTSAETLSPSLQGASLTNGQLKDGSKGVQIDNVAKDTPAAQVGLQKGDIIIGVNRERIENITQLRKLLEAKPSVLALNIVRGEETIYLLLR, encoded by the coding sequence ATGAAAAAAACATCATTATTATTTAGTGCACTGGCAATGAGTATAGGTTTGACCCTGTCCACGCTTCCCGCAGCGAATGCTGCGCTGCCTGCCGTGGTACAAGGGCAACAGACGCCAAGCCTGGCCCCGATGCTGGAAAAAGTTTTGCCAGCCGTCGTCAGCGTGCATGTTGAAGGTACACAGGTACAGCGTCAGCGCGTACCGGAAGAGTTTAAGTTCTTCTTTGGCCCAAACTTCCCGACGGACAAACAAAGCTCTCGTCCGTTTGAAGGGCTGGGCTCTGGCGTCATTATTGATGCCGCAAAAGGTTACGTGCTCACCAATAATCACGTCATCAATAATGCCGACAAAATTCGCGTCCAGCTTAATGACGGGCGCGAGTATGAAGCAAAACTGATTGGTCGCGACGAGCAGACCGATATCGCCCTACTACAGTTGAATGACGCCAAGAATCTGGTCGCGGTGAAAATGGCTGATTCCGATCAACTTCGCGTCGGTGATTTCGCCGTTGCCGTGGGTAACCCGTTTGGCCTTGGTCAAACAGCGACCTCCGGCATCATCTCCGCGCTGGGACGTAGCGGGCTGAATCTGGAAGGGTTGGAAAACTTCATCCAGACCGATGCCTCTATCAACCGCGGCAACTCCGGAGGCGCGCTGGTTAACCTCAACGGTGAGCTGATCGGTATTAACACGGCGATTCTGGCGCCGGGCGGCGGGAACATCGGTATCGGTTTCGCTATCCCCAGCAACATGGCTCAGAATCTGGCACAACAGCTGGTTGAATTTGGCGAAGTCAAACGTGGGCTGCTGGGTATTAAAGGCAGTGAGATGACGTCTGAGATGGCGAAAGCCTTCAACGTCGATGCACAACGCGGTGCCTTCGTCAGCGAAGTCTTACCGAAATCTGCCGCCGCGAAAGCGGGTATCAAGGCGGGCGACGTGTTGACGACGCTGGATGGTAAACCGATCAGCAGCTTTGCGGAACTGCGGGCGAAAGTCGGCACCACCGCGCCGGGCAAGACCGTGAAAATCGGCCTGCTGCGTGATGGCAAACCGCAGGAAGTGTCCGTCGTGCTGGATAACAGCTCATCGGCATCAACCAGCGCCGAAACGCTTTCACCGTCATTGCAGGGCGCGTCTCTGACCAATGGCCAATTGAAAGACGGCAGCAAGGGCGTACAGATTGATAACGTCGCCAAAGACACACCTGCGGCGCAGGTTGGTCTGCAGAAAGGCGATATCATCATCGGCGTGAACCGTGAGCGTATTGAAAACATCACGCAGTTGCGCAAGCTGCTGGAAGCGAAACCTTCCGTTCTGGCTTTGAATATCGTCCGGGGCGAAGAAACGATTTATCTGCTGTTACGTTAA
- the kdsC gene encoding 3-deoxy-manno-octulosonate-8-phosphatase KdsC → MSEVRAQTDTCYGPVDQQVLDKAREVRLLICDVDGVMSDGLIYMGNHGEELKAFNVRDGYGIRCLLTSDIEVAIITGRSAKLLEDRCKTLGINHLYQGQSDKVLAFNDLLDKLSVTASQVAYIGDDMIDWPVMAQVGLSVAVADAHPLLLPRADYVTRIAGGRGAVRELCDLILFSQDKLEHAKGLSI, encoded by the coding sequence ATGAGTGAAGTCAGGGCGCAAACCGATACCTGCTATGGGCCTGTCGATCAACAGGTACTGGATAAAGCCCGTGAGGTTCGCCTGTTAATCTGCGACGTTGACGGCGTGATGTCCGATGGTCTGATTTATATGGGTAATCACGGCGAAGAGCTGAAAGCCTTTAACGTCCGCGACGGCTATGGTATTCGCTGCTTGCTGACGTCCGATATTGAGGTCGCCATCATTACCGGTCGTTCAGCAAAACTGCTGGAAGATCGGTGTAAAACACTGGGCATCAACCATCTTTATCAGGGGCAATCGGATAAGGTTTTGGCCTTCAACGATCTGTTGGATAAACTATCAGTAACGGCAAGTCAGGTCGCGTATATCGGCGACGATATGATCGACTGGCCGGTGATGGCGCAGGTCGGGTTGAGCGTCGCCGTGGCTGACGCCCACCCGCTGTTGTTACCACGCGCAGATTATGTCACCCGCATTGCGGGAGGGCGTGGCGCAGTGCGTGAGTTGTGTGATTTGATTCTGTTCTCGCAGGACAAGCTGGAGCATGCCAAAGGGTTGTCAATATGA
- a CDS encoding calcium/sodium antiporter, producing MLFATLLLFVGLLLLVYGADRLVYGAAVLARSLGLPPFVIGITIVGFGTSLPELIVSVTAALNDQNDMAVGNVIGSNIANILLILGSAALIRPLTVHSAILRRELPLMLSVTLLCGVLLHDSYLSRADGMMLLFAAVLCLVLILRMAQQAQREGGDSLTREQLAELPQDDSSQMVAVLWLILGMIILPMAARMVVDNATVIARYFDVSELTIGLTILAIGTSLPELATAIVGTLKKEDDIALGNLIGSNIFNIAIVLGVPALFSPGALNPQVFQRDYWVMLAASVLLTALCLSKKRRIGQAAGVLLCCAFIAYLTALFCFS from the coding sequence ATGCTTTTTGCAACACTACTCTTGTTCGTTGGTTTGCTACTACTGGTTTACGGTGCCGATCGTCTTGTCTATGGTGCCGCCGTGCTTGCGCGTTCTCTTGGCTTACCTCCTTTCGTCATCGGCATCACCATTGTCGGCTTCGGCACCTCGCTACCCGAGCTGATTGTTTCCGTTACCGCCGCCTTGAACGATCAGAACGATATGGCCGTCGGTAATGTTATCGGCTCTAATATCGCCAATATCTTACTCATTCTCGGCAGCGCAGCGCTTATTCGGCCGCTGACGGTACATTCGGCCATCCTGCGCCGGGAATTGCCGCTCATGTTGTCGGTCACTTTATTGTGTGGCGTTTTACTGCATGATAGCTACCTGAGCCGCGCCGACGGCATGATGCTGCTCTTTGCCGCCGTTCTGTGCCTGGTGTTGATACTTCGCATGGCGCAACAGGCGCAGCGGGAAGGCGGCGATAGCCTGACCCGCGAGCAGTTGGCGGAGCTTCCACAGGATGACAGCAGCCAGATGGTCGCCGTGCTGTGGCTGATACTCGGCATGATTATTTTACCTATGGCTGCCCGCATGGTGGTAGATAACGCCACCGTCATTGCACGCTACTTCGATGTCAGCGAATTGACCATCGGGCTAACGATATTGGCGATCGGCACCAGCCTACCTGAACTTGCTACCGCCATCGTCGGGACGTTGAAGAAAGAAGATGATATTGCGCTGGGCAACCTGATTGGTTCGAACATTTTTAATATCGCGATTGTGCTGGGCGTCCCCGCATTGTTCTCGCCGGGCGCACTGAACCCTCAGGTTTTTCAGCGCGACTATTGGGTAATGCTGGCGGCGAGCGTGCTGTTGACCGCACTGTGCCTCAGCAAAAAACGCCGTATAGGACAGGCCGCAGGCGTATTATTATGCTGCGCGTTTATCGCCTATCTGACAGCCCTATTTTGCTTTTCATAA
- the murA gene encoding UDP-N-acetylglucosamine 1-carboxyvinyltransferase, producing the protein MDKFRVQGPTRLAGEVTISGAKNAALPILFAALLAEEPVEIQNVPKLRDIDTTMKLLGQLGARVERNGSVHVDASEVNVFCAPYDLVKTMRASIWALGPLVARFGQGQVSLPGGCAIGARPVDLHIYGLEQLGAQIVLEEGYVKATVDGRLKGAHIVMDKVSVGATVTIMSAATLAEGTTIIENAAREPEIVDTANFLNTLGAKISGAGSDKIIIEGVARLGGGVYRVVPDRIETGTFLVAAAVSRGQIICRNTRPDTLDAVLAKLREAGAEIEIGEDWISLDMHGKRPKAVTVRTSPHPGFPTDMQAQFSLLNLVAEGTGVITETIFENRFMHVPELIRMGAQAEIESNTVICHGVDKLSGAQVMATDLRASASLVLAGCIAEGVTIVDRIYHIDRGYDRIEDKLRGLGANIERVKEHE; encoded by the coding sequence ATGGATAAATTTCGTGTTCAGGGCCCAACCCGTTTAGCGGGGGAAGTGACCATTTCCGGCGCCAAGAATGCTGCGTTGCCAATCCTGTTCGCTGCGTTGCTCGCAGAAGAACCGGTAGAGATTCAAAACGTACCGAAACTGCGCGACATTGATACCACCATGAAGCTGCTTGGTCAGCTGGGTGCGCGCGTTGAGCGTAATGGCTCCGTCCATGTGGATGCCAGCGAGGTAAACGTATTCTGTGCGCCGTACGATCTGGTGAAAACCATGCGCGCATCTATCTGGGCTCTGGGACCGCTGGTGGCGCGTTTTGGTCAAGGCCAGGTATCGCTGCCCGGCGGCTGTGCGATTGGCGCCCGCCCGGTAGATTTGCACATTTATGGTCTTGAGCAGCTCGGCGCGCAGATTGTGCTGGAAGAAGGCTATGTCAAAGCGACGGTTGATGGTCGCCTGAAAGGCGCGCATATCGTGATGGACAAAGTGAGCGTGGGCGCCACGGTCACCATCATGAGTGCCGCAACGCTGGCGGAAGGTACTACGATTATTGAGAACGCCGCACGTGAGCCGGAGATTGTCGATACGGCAAACTTCCTGAACACGCTGGGTGCGAAAATCAGCGGTGCAGGCAGCGATAAAATCATCATTGAAGGTGTTGCTCGTTTGGGCGGCGGTGTATACCGCGTGGTGCCTGACCGTATTGAAACCGGGACATTCCTGGTCGCGGCTGCGGTATCCCGCGGTCAGATTATCTGTCGTAATACCCGCCCTGACACGCTGGATGCGGTATTGGCGAAGCTACGCGAAGCGGGTGCGGAGATCGAAATCGGCGAAGACTGGATCAGTCTGGATATGCATGGCAAGCGTCCGAAAGCGGTTACCGTTCGCACGTCGCCGCATCCGGGTTTCCCGACCGATATGCAGGCACAGTTCAGCCTGCTGAATCTGGTTGCGGAAGGGACGGGCGTGATTACCGAAACCATCTTCGAAAACCGCTTCATGCATGTGCCTGAGCTTATCCGTATGGGGGCACAGGCGGAAATTGAGAGCAATACGGTGATTTGCCACGGCGTTGATAAGCTGTCTGGTGCGCAGGTGATGGCGACGGACTTACGTGCGTCAGCCAGTCTGGTATTAGCCGGTTGTATCGCGGAAGGCGTGACAATAGTGGATCGTATTTATCACATCGATCGTGGCTATGATCGCATCGAAGATAAGTTGCGTGGATTAGGTGCGAACATCGAACGCGTTAAAGAACACGAGTAA
- the kdsD gene encoding arabinose-5-phosphate isomerase KdsD, which translates to MSQFEQDAHLKQQSDRAQSDHAQQAAHALPANFDFKQAGKQVLSIERDGLAQLDQYIDDNFTLACKKIFDCQGKVVVMGMGKSGHIGCKIAATFASTGTPAFFVHPGEASHGDLGMVTPHDIVIAISNSGESHEILSLIPVLKRQKVFLICMTSAPESTMGKAADIHLCVHVPQEACPLGLAPTSSTTATLVMGDALAVALLQARGFTAEDFALSHPGGALGRKLLLRVSDIMHSGDEIPHVPHDASLRDALVEITRKNLGMTVICEADMKIQGIFTDGDLRRIFDMNIDLNSARIADVMTAGGIRVAPQTLAVDALNLMQSRHITSVLVAENDRLVGIVHMHDMLRAGVV; encoded by the coding sequence ATGTCACAGTTTGAACAAGATGCTCATCTAAAACAGCAGTCTGACCGTGCACAATCCGATCATGCACAACAAGCCGCTCATGCGCTACCAGCCAATTTCGACTTCAAGCAGGCGGGCAAGCAGGTACTGAGTATCGAGCGCGATGGGCTTGCGCAATTAGACCAGTACATTGATGACAATTTTACCCTTGCCTGCAAAAAGATATTCGATTGCCAGGGCAAAGTGGTGGTAATGGGAATGGGCAAATCCGGCCACATCGGCTGTAAGATTGCCGCGACCTTCGCCAGCACCGGTACACCTGCTTTTTTTGTTCATCCGGGCGAAGCCAGCCACGGCGACCTCGGTATGGTGACGCCGCACGATATCGTGATCGCCATTTCCAACTCCGGCGAGTCTCATGAAATTCTGTCGCTGATTCCCGTTCTGAAACGCCAGAAAGTGTTCCTAATCTGCATGACCAGCGCACCGGAAAGTACAATGGGTAAGGCGGCAGATATTCACCTGTGCGTCCACGTCCCACAGGAAGCCTGCCCGCTCGGTCTGGCACCCACTTCCAGCACCACCGCGACGCTGGTTATGGGGGATGCGCTGGCCGTAGCCTTGCTACAGGCACGCGGCTTTACCGCCGAAGATTTCGCCCTTTCTCACCCCGGTGGCGCACTCGGCCGCAAACTTTTACTGCGCGTCAGCGATATCATGCATTCGGGTGATGAGATTCCCCATGTCCCACACGATGCCTCGCTGCGTGATGCGCTGGTGGAAATTACGCGCAAAAATCTGGGTATGACGGTAATCTGCGAGGCGGATATGAAAATTCAAGGCATCTTTACCGATGGTGACCTGCGCCGCATCTTCGACATGAATATTGACTTGAACAGCGCGCGCATTGCTGATGTGATGACCGCGGGCGGCATCCGGGTCGCACCGCAAACGCTGGCGGTGGATGCACTTAACCTGATGCAGTCGCGCCACATTACCTCAGTGCTAGTGGCAGAAAACGATCGTCTGGTCGGGATCGTCCATATGCACGATATGCTGCGGGCTGGCGTGGTTTAA
- the ibaG gene encoding BolA family iron metabolism protein IbaG: protein MENNEIKDVLMSALALEEAHVSGDGSHFQVIVVGGLFAGMSRVKKQQAVYAPLMEYIADNRIHALSIKAYTPEEWQRDRKLNGF, encoded by the coding sequence ATGGAAAATAACGAAATTAAAGACGTGCTGATGAGCGCATTAGCACTGGAAGAAGCCCATGTTTCTGGTGATGGCAGCCATTTTCAGGTCATCGTGGTGGGCGGACTTTTTGCTGGAATGAGCCGAGTAAAAAAACAGCAGGCCGTTTATGCGCCTCTGATGGAGTACATCGCGGATAACCGTATTCATGCACTGTCAATCAAGGCCTATACGCCGGAAGAGTGGCAACGCGACCGTAAACTGAACGGCTTCTAA